The Candidatus Zixiibacteriota bacterium genomic interval GCCGACTGACTTTATGACCGTATCCGATGCCGGATTCTCCGGCGATGATTTGATCTGGGCCAAAAAGTACGGAGGGTTGTCGGCCGATGGCGCTGGCGGGTTGTGCCCGACTGCCGATGGCGGCTGCCTGCTGGTGGGCTACACATTCTCGCAGGGCTGCGATAACGCTGACATCCTCGCTATCAATACAGACAGCCTCGGCGACACTATCTGGTCCAGAACATACGGCGGTCCCGGCAGCGACTACGCTCTCGCTGTCCTGCCGGTCGAGGACGGTTTCGTAATCACCGGCTACACTACATCGATAGGCGCGGGAGAAAAAGACGTTTACCTGCTCAAAATCGACCCGAGCGGACAGCAAATCTGGTCACACGCGTACGGCGGCGCAAACTGGGATGTCGGTACGGCGGTCTGTCGAACAGACGACGGCGGCTTTGCTATTGCAGGGTACACCACCTCTGAAGGCGCCGGCGAAGAAGACATTTACCTGGTCAGAACCGATATCGGCGGGGAGATGCTCTGGAGCCGGACTTTCGGCGGGGAGAAAACAGATATGGGTAACTCGATTGTTTCTGCGCCCGATGGAGGCTTTGCCATCGGTTCGACCACCAACAGCTTCGGAGGCGGCAACAGCGATTTCTACTTGATCAAAACGGACGCAACTGGCAACCAAAAGTGGGCAAATGCCTATCATCCCACCGGTGAACACGGACACGGTTTCGATTGGGGAACCTCCATGTGCGCCTCATCCGACGGCGGCTACTTCGTAGCTGGATTCTCCGACTGTAATGATCTGATGGACGCTTATGTAATCAAAGTTGACAAGGACGGAAATGAGCTCTGGGCGCGGGCTTTCGGCAATGAATTTTATGATTACGCCGTTTCCATACAGCCATCCGCCGATGGCAGCGTCCTCGTCTGTGGCGTCACCAAGGCCCCCTTTAACAACAACGATGTATTTATCGCCGGGATTGATTCGGACGGATCGGTCGCTGCGAGTAAATTTGTCGGGAGCGATGGCGCTGATTGGGCAAGCGGCTTCGTGATGATCTCCGATGGTCATTGTATTGTGAGCGGACAGACAGACGCTAAAAGCACCGGCCACCCGGATTTCATGCTGGTGAAAATCAAGTTTCAGTAATGGATGCTGACAAAAAAACACCCCGGTTCGCGCCGCGAGCCGGGGTGATGCACTGTTGTTCGGGACAAATCTTGTCTATTGAAGCGGATGGCAGCCGGCAGGCGCCGGACCGCCCTTCCAGATATAGTTCACGAGATATGTAAGATCCAGGGGATCGACCTCAAGATCGCCATTTAAGTCAGCTTCCTCGAGACACGCAATATCCGAGCCGCTTTTCCACAACCAGTTCACGAAATAGGTGACATCGAGCGGATCCAGAAACCCGTCATGATTTATGTCACCGGAAATCACGCAGCACAAAGTATTCGCGACGACCGTGTGCGTCATCTTGGAGAGATAGCCTTCCTGTCCCTCGGCGTCAGTCGCCGCGACGCTATACCAGTATTCGCCGTTAGCCTTGCCCGTAAAATTGTAGAAACCGTCGGTAATGGAGGACGACACCTGGTTCACGGTATTGAATATCTCTATCCGTTCAATATCATCGATGTAGACACCCTCTTCATAGTAATAGTCGTCGGTGATGTACGATAGGCGAAAGATTACTTGCTGCCCCTCGTATGGTGTCAGATCGAACGGGGCGAGAACCCAAATGCCGGAGGAGCCGGTGATACCGTTGCCGTGATTCATTCCGTTAGGATCATCGTTAGTTGTATAATCGCCCGCCAGGTTTTCGAAGCTAAGGCCGCCATCGGTCGATACCTGGGCGTAGAAATAATCCCAGCCCGCTTCGATATCGTACCACAGCCACATCCGCAACATATCCCCCGTCTTCACCTCATAAGGCGTCCTCGATTGCAGCCAAGCGAAACCATCGTAATTCAACACGTTGTGCCAGCTATAGCTTCCCGTATAATCTCTGTCGGTCGATCGCGAAAAGAACACGGCATCCCAGTAACCATAGTCGGCCTCGACATTGTCGACAACCTCCTGTCGGTCGGAATATTCCATCAGCCGGTAGGTGACAGCGGGGTTGTCGGTATCATCGAGCGTCCAGGCTACTGTATAATCGCCGGTCGATTCTTCGGGACTTGTAATCTGAGGGACCAAGGGAGGGGCTATGGCGTATGGATTATCGGCGATCTGCGCCAGGTACAGGTTAGGATAGAGGTTCTGCTCGCAGAGTATGGGTATACGCGACGGCGATGGCCAGAAACCATCGGAACTCGACCCGATTTCAACAGTCAGGGAGATGATCGCCGGTTTGGACAAGGTATCGCCCCAAATCCAATCATCAGAGTCACCGTTGGTCGGATACAGAGTCCAGCCTACACCTGGGGTGTAGTTATTGTATTGCGTTATCGTATCGCCCAGGTTGGCATAATATTCCTGGCGTAAATCAAAGAACCGGTCATAGCTTGGCGACCACAATTCCAGGTTAGAATATGTGTGAAAGTTGTGGACGATGGTAAAATCGCGGGAGACGATAAAGTTTCTAAGATTCTCGGTTTCGGGTTCGGAAAAGCCCGCGGTCCCGCGATAAGTCTCGTAGTTGGGTACCGGGCTTGAGCCCAGGTTGTCATAACCCCACTTCTCGCCCCAGTTGCGGTTGAGGTCAACACCGTAGGAACCGTCATAGTTCTCACGACGGTTCTTGCGCCACATACCGCCGCCGTTGGGAGCTATTTCCTCATTGTAGTAGTAACCATCCGGATTTGCTACCGGGCAAAAGAACAGCTCACGATTGTCCACCAGATAGGTAACTTCGGGGTCCGTGCCATAATTGGCGACAAGATACTCCAGAAAATACAGCAGAGCAGCCGCTCCGGCAGGCTCACGGGCGTGTATGAGAGAGTTGTAGAAAACTTCCGGCTCGTCTTCATCGACACCCGGATTATCGGACACCTTGACCACCCACTGGTTGCGCCATTCTATTGTAAGACCAATTGAGTATTTTGAAGTCATTATGGTCGGATGTGCCGCCGCCAGATCGTCAAGATAAGTCTCTATTTGAGCGAGGGTCATGAATCCGCCGAAGTCCGCTTCTTCAGCCCGGCTCACATAGAACTCCTGCACGTCGTCATGGATGACATCGAACCCAATCCCTTTCTGACGCAGTTTTTGAATATCGGATGGATTGGCGAAAGCATCGAACTCCTGTCCGGGTTGGCGTCTGATATCCATGCCCATTTCGAGCATATCCAGGTATTGTTGTTTTGTCATCGGCTTTATTCTGATTTGAGAGATTCTGTCAGCCCCCGCTGCTGAGGCCAATACGGTGACTGTGAGGATGAACACGATAACTGACAATGTTATCCGAAACATGAGCCCTCCTTGAGCCTGTGCAAGGTTCGGTTTAAGCTGTTGCGGCGAGTACTATTAAGCCTAAAATAAGCAATTTTGCCAAATAGTAAACATCTTTCTCTCTATTGTTGTGGCATCCAGTGATTTTGCCTTAAAATGAGTGTGGAGACACGATAGTCCGTAGATGTCGCTCTGGAAAAAACAGTTTGTCTTTTGTGGTTGAATGGCTTATAATTTACGTTTTAAGAAAACCAGCCAAATATAGAAGATTTTTGGGGAACGATGAAAGTACTGGTAGTTGGTTCCGGCGGTAGAGAACATGCACTGGTCTGGAAGCTCAAGAGTTCCAAGAAGGTAGACAAAATTTACTGTGCTCCGGGCAACGATGGCATCGGCCAGCAGGCGAAATGTGTTAACATCAAGGCTGACAACATCAAGGGCCTTGCGGACTTCGCCGCCAAACAGAAAATCCATCTGACGGTTGTGGGGCCTGAAGCTCCGCTGGCTCAGGGAATTGTCGACGAATTCCAGAGAAGAAAACTCAAAATCTTTGGTCCGGACAAAAGAGCCTCCCAGCTCGAGAGCAGCAAGATATTCTCCAAAGAGTTTATGCGCCGTCACCACATCCCCACGGCTCCGTTCAGGGTTTTTGACACGGCGGCCGAAGCCATGGGATTTTGCAAGTCGGTACAGTTTCCGGCGGTCATCAAAGCCGATGGTCTCGCGGCGGGAAAAGGCGCGGTGATTGTCAAAGATATTGGGCAGGCGGAGAAAATAATCGATGAGATGATGATCAGGAAGGTCTTCGGCGGCGCCGGCGAGCGCATCATCGTCGAATCCTTTCTCACCGGCCAGGAAGTATCGATCATGGCAATCGCCGACGGGAAAACCGTTCTTCCCCTGCTGCCCAGTCAGGACCACAAACAAGCTTACGATGGTGACCGCGGTCCGAATACCGGCGGCATGGGTGCCTACTGCCCGGTGCCGTTCGTGGATGCTGACATGATGGAGCGGATATATGAACACATTTTGCTGCCCACCATAAACGGACTGGCCCAGGAAGAAATTATCTACAAGGGCGTTTTATACGCGGGCCTCATGTTGACCGAAACTGGTCCGAAAGTGCTCGAATTCAACTGTCGATTCGGCGACCCTGAGACCCAGGCTGTTATTCCTCTGCTTAAATCCGATTTGGCCGAGGTTATGATGGCCGTTGTCAACCAGAAGCTCGGTTCATTTGGTAAACTCGGCTGGCGCAGTGAATCAGCCGCCTGCGTTGTCATGGCCTCGCGCGGATACCCGGGCAGATATGCGACCGGCATCAACATATCGGGGCTGTCAGACGTCCATAACGATAACTCTTTTGTCTTTCACGCCGGAACGTCCAGGCAGGGCGGAAAGTGGCTTACCGCCGGTGGTCGGGTTCTTGGAGTGATGGGTATGGATAAGACTCTCAAGCTGGCTCTCGAAAGAGCCTACCGGGAGGTATCGAAGATTCGCTTTGACGGCGCCATGTTTCGTCGCGATATCGGGTCCAGGACCGGGAAACCTAATAACTGATGAGGTTGTTATAAAATGGCTATGGTATTAATAATAGTCGGTTCGAAATCCGATCTCGAATACGCCGAAAAGTGCAAAGAGCAACTGGCTGCGTTCGGCATTGAAGGCACCATTGAGGTATCATCCGCGCACCGTCATCCGGAAAAAACAAAAGAACTTACGTCGGGGGCCGAGGCCAAAGGCTACGAAGTAATCATAGCCATGGCGGGACTTTCGGCTGCTTTGCCGGGAGTCGCAGCTGCACACTCCAATCTTCCCGTAATTGGAGTTCCTCTGCCGGCGGCCCTGAACGGTCTCGATTCATTGCTCTCTATTACTCAAATGCCGCCCGGAATTCCGGTGGCGGCTGTCGCGATCGGCACGCCGGGGGCAAAAAATGCTGCCGTACTGGCGGCCAGAATCCTGGCCCTCAAACACAAGTCGGTGAAAGATGCCCTCTTGAAGCATCGAAACTCTCTGTGATAAAACGGGATCATTTAAGAACATTATTTGTAAAACGTATAAATGGAGAACGTAAGGAGTGTTTATGTTCGAAAAGAGAAAGTCAAATTTCTTGTCACTGATGTTTCTAACCGCTGTTCTCTCAGCTTCGTTGGTGGCCCCCGCCACATTGCTTGCTGAGCCAGAAAAAGCAAAAGAGCACTTCAATGCCGGCCTGAGCGCCGAAAAAGCCGGCAACGAGGCTGGCGCGATTACGTCGTATGAGGCCGCAATCGGTGAGGATGCGGGGTTTGTCGACGCCTACATCAATCTCGGAGCCATATACTTCAGACAGAAGCAGTTTGACAAAGCCCTTCAGAACTTCAAAACCGCCACCGAGAAAGACAAAAAGAACGCCGATGCCTTCGCCAATCTGGGCCGCGTCCAGTACGCTCTCAAGAAATACGCCGAAGCTGAAATCGCTCTCAAGGAGGCTATCGCCCTCAAGGGCGGCGACGCTGAGTACTACAAGGACCTGGGCAAAGTTTACTATCGCAAGCAAAACAACGAAGAACTCATCGCTGCCTTATCGAAGTGCCATCAACTCGGCGGCGGCGATAATCTGACTTACTATATGTTGGGTAAGGCCTATGAGGACACGGGCAACATGGATCAGGCCATTAATGCCCTGAAGAAGTCGGCCGAACTGGATCCCAAATACGATAACGCTCATTCCGCCATTGGCGCCATCTATCTCTCACAGGAGAAATATAACTCGGCAGCCGGGGCATTTAAATCCGCTCTGAATGTTGACCCGAACAACTACCGTGCGGCCTTCAACTACGCGGTAGCGGTGGAGTCGGGCAACCCCGAGAATTTCGATGCCAACATAGCCAACTGGGAGAATTTCATTCGGATCGGCTCCAAGAATCCGAAAGCCAAAAACGATGTGGCGGTCGCCAAGGAACATGTGAAGGAACTCAAGGCGGCCAAAGAAAAGGCCAATCTGCAGTAATCCCTTCCGAGAAGATTTATAAACCGCGAAAGCCCTGAATTACTTCAGGGCTTTCTATTTGCATCTTAATCACATCCCGAAGGGAGGATGTGCCGCCAAGGGGAGGGAAACCCGACGGCACATTTGGAAAATAGTATGGCGACTAAAGAGCGTTTATATCAAACATTTACTTTCGGGTGAATTCAACCTTTTCGAAGTCTTCCCAGTCGATATCCACTTCTTCGCCGTTATCGAGCGTCACGAAAACACCCTTATTGTCCTCGTCAATATCGTTCGAGCCGCGAAGACGGAAAGTGCGGCCATCGGAAACGGTAACATCGCAAGACCTGTACGAGCGCTTGCTTATCTCTTTAATGAGACCGAACTCGATGTCGAATTCAATGTCATGATAATCGCCGTCCAAAATCTCCCAGGTATATTCTTCATCATTATCCCAACGGATCTCACCCGTGACCTTCTGACCGTCTTCGGTGTAAACCGTGCCGTAAAGCCGTTGGCCACCGTCAAAATGACCATATTCGATCGCTCCGGGGGCCTTGGAGAAATCAAGCTTCTCGAACTCGTCCCAGTTCACGCGCACCTGTCCGAAAGCGGGGTCGGAGATAATAATGCCGCGATTGCCATCATCGATATCATTCGACTCTCGAAGGAGCATTTCGTCACCATCCACCAGCTTCACTGTCGCTCCGCTGGAGCTGTATCTTTCAATGGATGCGATCTTGCCGAACGGAATCTTTCTTTTGCGGTTGCGCTCATCACCGTCGAGGATATCCTCCGTGAACAACTCATCAATATCCCAGCAGACGAATCCGTTGAACGTCTCTCCTCTGCGCGTTGTCAGCGTACCATACAACCGATCGCCGAAATTTGACGAATATTCTTTATCCGGAGCCAGGAAAGTAATTGATTCGATATCATCCCAGACGAGTTCAATCTCACCTTCCTGGTTGTCTTCGATGATAATCTCCCTTATGTCTTTGCCGATATCGGTAGAACCGTGCTCCAACTCGACCTCAATGCCCGATTTCGTCGTCAGCAATACCATGTCGTCATCAACAACCTCGAGTGACTTAATGTGACCGAAACGGATGCCTGACTGAGCGGTTCCGAAATCCGACCACGAGGAATACTTGTCTCCAAGGGTCAGGCCGAGAATCTTTATCGACGTACCCTCGTCGCGATAACGTTTGCGCTCGGATTTTCTGAGATTCTTTTTGGGAAGATTCTTATCTCCGTCAAGAACGTCGACCCAGCCACCCTCATTTTTGTCCCACCTGATCAGGCCCTCAAACACGTCTCCATCGACGGTCTGGATCTTTCCGTAAATGCGCCCCGTATCCTCCGCCTGGGCTACGACAGCCAATGTTATCAGAAGCCCAAGAGTCAGCGTTGAAATTCTCAAAATGCTCATAATTCCTCCGTTACGCTCAACCTGCTTATTCATCATGGTTTGTTTACGTTCTGGATAACAGAAAGTTACGGGGGAAGCGCAATTTTTGAAATTATGCGCGAAGAACCGCTTTATTTCAATAAGGCCATTTTACGGACAGCCACCATCCGGTCCGCTGCGAGACGATAGAAGTAGATGCCCGACCCCACGGGATCCCCGTCGTCAGAGAGGCCATCCCAGCTTAAACGATACGAACCGGAAGGCTGGACTCTGTCAACCAGCGTCCGAACCGGCTGACCGAGGATATTATACACTTTAAGTGTTACTTTAGATAATGCCGGCAAATCATATCTAATGAGAGTACTTGAATTAAATGGGTTGGGGTAATTTTGCTTGAGGGAAAATGAGCCCGGAAGTTCATCCAACGGATCGCCGCTAAGGTCCGTCAACGGAGAAATAGTAATCTCGGCGCCGCTGAAATCCGGAATCAATTCGGCGGCCCCCACTGTCACTCGAAATTGGAGAGTGTCGTTTGAAACCGTGTCGATCGAGCACGCGCCGCTCGCAGCTCCGGCGGTAAAGTACAGATCGCCCAGATAGTAACTTCCCGGGCTAATGGTTGCTGTCGGCGTCCACTCAATCAGGACGAGTCCACCGGCGGTATCGATCGTTGACTGCAGGCCCACATCAGCCGGCAATGTCGGTCCGGCAAGAATCGAGTCGACCATCAGGCTATCCTTGTCGAATTGAAGTGGTAGTGAGATGTGAACAAGGTCGTTTACAATGACAGCCGTAATAGGGGTGCTGCCGACCCCTCCCTCCTCAACTATTGCCGGGTCAATTCTTATCGTGTCTTTCTGAAGACCGATCACGTCCAATCTCACGGAAACAACCAGCGAAGAATCCTGACCGGCCACGTCGCTGAAAACCAGAGTACCAAAATAGGTTCCCTGAACCAGAGTGTCCGTAGCCACCGTTACACTTACCGTGTCCGGAGTAGCGCCTGAGTCCGGAAGAGCGCTGAGCCAATCGACCGTTGTCGAAATGGTGTAATCCACCGGTTCAGCTCCCGTATGATTTACCACAACTGTCCGTGCCGAAGGAACCGCGTCGGTCTCGTTCATGACCAGACTGATTGAAGTGGGAGTAATAGTCAACGATGGCTGTTTATATCGTGTTATGGAGGCATAAATATCCCAGTTCCCGCTGCGATCATCCGCCCAGGTGACATAGCGATACTCACCGTCCATCCCGACATCGGGATCAAGCTGGTTGCCGCTCAAGTAGTCGTTGACGCGGAAATTCGATCCGACCAGGTTGCTGGAGTTATCAAGTATCTGCCCGGTGATATTCCAGCCGTCGGTGGTCGAGTCCGACCAGACCACCACGGTGTTACCCATGCGATCCGATGTTATTGCCGCTTCGCGCTGGGCGTTTTGAGTGCCGTCATAATTCACCCTAACATCACTCTTGACCGGTGTCATGAGGGTATCGAATGTTCTCACGTAGATATCAGGGTTGGATGGGTAAGCTCCGTTGCGCCAGTCCACCCAGGCGACGGTAAATCTTCCCGTACCATCGGCAGCGACATCGGGAAACGCCTGCCTGGCTCCCTGGCTGTCGGAGTTCACTTTGACATTTATTCCCAGCCTGTTTCCGTCGCTGTCAAAGCGCTGAACGAATATATCGTCATTACTGGAACGGTTGTCATACCAGGTGACCACAAACCATCCCTGGGGCGACACTGAGACGCGCGGCGCGTGCTGCTGAGCCGTACCGATATCGTCGTTTATCTTGAAATCTGTCCCAACGAGACTGCCGTCTGATTCGAACATCTGCCCGTAAACATCCCAGTTTCGATTGCGGTAATCGACCCACACCACCACGCCGCCCCCCCACTCGCCGAGAGCGAGATCGGGCGTTTCTTTGAGGGAGTCGGGGACATTGACCGTGAGATTCACATTGCTTCCAACCGGGAGGACCGATGAATCATAGGCCTGGAAGTATATATCCGGTCCGAAGGGATAGAGATCGTTGCGATAATCTTTCCACACCACCGAGTACAGCCCGGAGAGATCGACCGCGATGGCCGGTTCGAATTGATAGGAATTATTGGTGTCGTCGTTTACTTTCGCATTATAGCCGGCAGCATACCCTTGCGGGTCGAATCGCTGGAGATAGATGTCGTTGGTGCTTCCTCGACGGTCTGTCCAGACAATCACGAATCCGTTTTTATCGGCCACGGCCAGCCTTGGCGCGTTCTGGACTGTGGTCGTATTATCATCATTGACCAGAAAGTCCGCTCGCTCGACGGCTTTCAGCGGAGTGGCGATTAGCAAGAGCACCGCCGCCACGGCCCAAATGTTGAGTCTGTCAGATTTCACCGAGAAATAATAGGCAATAGAAATGCCCACCTGAGTAGGCGGGCATTAATTGACTCTACACCTCGGCTAATCTGTTGATTGCCAGAAGATTATCTATTTAAAAAAACCGTCAGGGAGAACACGCCCCGGTGTTCGTAGTCCCGTCAGCCGGAAATATCTTCCAAAACTGGAGAAACAATAGTTCCCAGTATCAAAAAGCTATCTTACTTTCTTTTTGTGACGATTAGCGCGTCTGCGTTTTTTCCGTTTATGAGTCTTAATTTTGAGGCGCTTACGCTTTTTTCCGCTGGGCATTAATCCTCCATCTTGACATTGATTGTCCCTTAGATAGACAGTTTCGTGATCATGTTCTTGAACTCGTTCGACGGTTTGAAAACCGGAACTTTGCGATCAGGAACCGGTACAACTTCACCGGTGCGAGGATTGCGGGCCTTGCGGGCTTTGCGTAGCTTAACCTTAAAGGTCCCAAATCCTCTGATTTCGATGTTGTGGCCGTTCTCGAGCGACTTTTTCACGGTATCGAGAAATGAGTCCACCACAACGGCCACGTCTGTTCTGGTAAGGCCTGTTTTCTCGGCAACCTTTTCAACTAAATCAGCTTTGGTCACAGTGTCCTCCCAAGACAAAACGTATTCTGATTAATGGTATTTATTTCAATCTTACTCTTCATATAGTCGAATCTGCCACTCCGGGAAATTTCTAACCCTTTGGGGCAGGAAAAGATACCCAATATTTCCATAAAAGAAAAGGAAAATTATTGGTTTATCAACTGTTTTTTGCGCTTTTTTTCAGAAAATTTGCTTGTTACTGATAGAGATACATCAACTGCGGCCCGGAAATGACCTTATTAACGGGCTGGGCCAGCAGGCTGGCGGCGCTACCCAGGAGGTCAAAAATCGTCACATTTTTGCGTTCGTAAGGATATACCGCCCTGGGCTCACCCGATATGTTAGCCAGGTCAGCAGCTACTTCCAGTGCCTCGTTCAAACCGCCAAGAGTATCTACCAGGCCAAGGTTATAGGCCTGTAGACCCGTAAAAACCGAGCCATCGGCCAGCGGGTAGATTTCTTCGATATCCTTGCCCCTGCCGTCGGCCACCACCTGAACGAACTGCTCATAAGTATCCATGACCACGGATTTAAGCATCAGCTCTTCCTCAGCCGTCATTGACCGACTGTAATTGCCCACGTCTTTTAGCTCGCCCGCCTTTATCGTCTCTGTCCCAACGCCGACTTTCTCCATCAGGCCTTCGAACGTATGGAACTGGAATATCACACCGATCGAGCCGGTAAGCGAGCCCGGGTTGGCGACCACTCTGTCGCAGGCGCAAGCGATGTAATAACCGCCCGACGCCGCAACGGAGGCCATTGAGGCCACCACCGGTTTTTCATAGTCGAAGCGGGCGCGGTGAATGGCGTCGTAAATCTCCTGAGAAATAGCGACTCCGCCGCCACCAGAATTTATATGAACTACTATCGCCTTGATCGAACCACTCTCCGCCCACTTTTCGATAAGCCTTATAGCTCTGCGGCCGGAATCCTCGTCGATCACGCCATAGACTTCCACCACACCAATGTTCCCGCCCATTCCCGTGAACTCAAACTCCCCCTCCGGAGAAAGCATCTCAACAAACATTACCCCAAAAAATACGAAAGCCACCACGAAGACGGTGACTATCACAATCCCGACAATAATATCTCTTCTTTTCGCCATAGGAATCCTGTCTAATTTAAATAGATCCTCAGTGTCTCCCCGATGTTGAGCCTGTCGGGATCATCAATGTTATTATTCGCTCTAATACGGGCGATAGTCGTGTTGTACCTTCTGGCAATTGCCCCCAGAGTCTCGCCCCGCGCCACCCGGTGAATCACGTACCGGACATCGTCGGAAGCGACTTTCAGCACTTGTCCGGGATAAATACGACTGGAGCGGCCAAGACCGTTCAGCCTGCGGATCTGGCTCGTGGTCGTGCCGTACTTTCGGGCGATGTCCCACAGGGTATCGCCTGACCGCACTTTATACGATTTGACATCATCGGAGCCGCCGCTACTTTCAGTCGACGCGTACGTGGCGGACGATTTCGAGGTGACGTTCTTGTCCTTGAGCTGTGTGGCGCCCGATGGAATTCTCAGTTTCTGGCCCACATAGATTCGAGAACCTTTCTCGATGTAGTTGTCCCTGCGAAGGTCATCGACAGTGGTACCGAAAGCTTTGGCAATATCCCACATGGTATCGCCGGAGCGGACGACATATATCGAATTTCTTGCGGAGTAATCCAGGTTTTTGCGGTTCGATGACGCCTGGGAGTAGTCACGATCCAGCGGGACCGGTACGATCAGCGTCTTACCCTCATATATCTTTGAACGCTGGCTCAAGTTATTGGCCTCGAAAATGGCATATTGGGAGACACCATACTTGGCCGCTATACTGCTTATGGTCTCCCCCCGATTGATGCGGTGCTGCACCCAGCTTGTCTCTTTGGGAGACGGCATACCGTCATAGGCAGCCCAGAACTGGTCCTTTTTTCCGGGCGGAATTTTCAGAGTGTATTTTTTGGTGTTCGGAGGGGTGTACTTTCTCAGAAGCTCCGGATTCAGTTCTTTAAGTTCTTCCTCGCTGCAGCCTATCTCCCGGGCCACAACACCCAGTTCGAGACACTTGTCTATTTCCACCTCTTCCCAAACAACCTCATCCTCGTGCTCAATATCATAGAAGCCGTATTTCTCGGGATTTTTGGCGATAATAGCCGCCGCCATGATCAGCGGCACGTAATCCATAGTCTGTCGTTTCAGTTTCAATTTCCAGAAGTCGATGGTTTTTTGCTTTTTTATCTGACGACTCACACGTCCCGGGCCGCCGTTGTAGGCGGCCATCGCCAGTTCCCACGAACCGAACTGATTGTACAGATCCCTTAGAAACTGACAGGCGGCGTGGGTCGACTTGATCGGGTCCTTGCGCTCATCGTACCACCAGCTACGGTCAAGCTTATATAACCGTCCGGTCGAGGAGATGAATTGCCACAGTCCCATCGCTCTCGCCCAAGAGTATGCATGAGGATTGTAGCCAGACTCAACCATGGAAAGATAGATCAAATCCTGCGGCAGGCCGTATTCGGCGAGGATTCTCTTCATCATCGGGGTATACCTTTTCGAGCGCTTAAGGAACTTGTTGAATACGTCTCTTCCTACAGTCTGGTAATAGACGATAGAACTTTTGACCCGCTCGTTCATTACGACCGGAATGTCGTATGTTACCGGAGCTTCTTCGCTTCGGTAAACCCGCATAGTGTCATCACCGAGTTGACTGGCGAGGTCGCCGAACCGCTCGATGAGAACA includes:
- a CDS encoding FlgD immunoglobulin-like domain containing protein; this encodes MKSDRLNIWAVAAVLLLIATPLKAVERADFLVNDDNTTTVQNAPRLAVADKNGFVIVWTDRRGSTNDIYLQRFDPQGYAAGYNAKVNDDTNNSYQFEPAIAVDLSGLYSVVWKDYRNDLYPFGPDIYFQAYDSSVLPVGSNVNLTVNVPDSLKETPDLALGEWGGGVVVWVDYRNRNWDVYGQMFESDGSLVGTDFKINDDIGTAQQHAPRVSVSPQGWFVVTWYDNRSSNDDIFVQRFDSDGNRLGINVKVNSDSQGARQAFPDVAADGTGRFTVAWVDWRNGAYPSNPDIYVRTFDTLMTPVKSDVRVNYDGTQNAQREAAITSDRMGNTVVVWSDSTTDGWNITGQILDNSSNLVGSNFRVNDYLSGNQLDPDVGMDGEYRYVTWADDRSGNWDIYASITRYKQPSLTITPTSISLVMNETDAVPSARTVVVNHTGAEPVDYTISTTVDWLSALPDSGATPDTVSVTVATDTLVQGTYFGTLVFSDVAGQDSSLVVSVRLDVIGLQKDTIRIDPAIVEEGGVGSTPITAVIVNDLVHISLPLQFDKDSLMVDSILAGPTLPADVGLQSTIDTAGGLVLIEWTPTATISPGSYYLGDLYFTAGAASGACSIDTVSNDTLQFRVTVGAAELIPDFSGAEITISPLTDLSGDPLDELPGSFSLKQNYPNPFNSSTLIRYDLPALSKVTLKVYNILGQPVRTLVDRVQPSGSYRLSWDGLSDDGDPVGSGIYFYRLAADRMVAVRKMALLK
- the sppA gene encoding signal peptide peptidase SppA, whose amino-acid sequence is MAKRRDIIVGIVIVTVFVVAFVFFGVMFVEMLSPEGEFEFTGMGGNIGVVEVYGVIDEDSGRRAIRLIEKWAESGSIKAIVVHINSGGGGVAISQEIYDAIHRARFDYEKPVVASMASVAASGGYYIACACDRVVANPGSLTGSIGVIFQFHTFEGLMEKVGVGTETIKAGELKDVGNYSRSMTAEEELMLKSVVMDTYEQFVQVVADGRGKDIEEIYPLADGSVFTGLQAYNLGLVDTLGGLNEALEVAADLANISGEPRAVYPYERKNVTIFDLLGSAASLLAQPVNKVISGPQLMYLYQ
- a CDS encoding LysM peptidoglycan-binding domain-containing protein — its product is MRKTLQTAILLTVLILFTIANISCSGKGSMSSPQIYAGRPPAEETDVDSGSSSEEDTAAVADKPLLDLLLNKTPSEQAQTQSSDTTQREDSSDPLESDPDDYELIEGVFYSSVDLDDSASAVDDDLWRQFDLAEEYHAMGVIANREASWEEAQYYFEKALRVLANIDVEADSALTPEAAKYTGLMEGLIADYRVTMRSLGKLDADVSPTVLIERFGDLASQLGDDTMRVYRSEEAPVTYDIPVVMNERVKSSIVYYQTVGRDVFNKFLKRSKRYTPMMKRILAEYGLPQDLIYLSMVESGYNPHAYSWARAMGLWQFISSTGRLYKLDRSWWYDERKDPIKSTHAACQFLRDLYNQFGSWELAMAAYNGGPGRVSRQIKKQKTIDFWKLKLKRQTMDYVPLIMAAAIIAKNPEKYGFYDIEHEDEVVWEEVEIDKCLELGVVAREIGCSEEELKELNPELLRKYTPPNTKKYTLKIPPGKKDQFWAAYDGMPSPKETSWVQHRINRGETISSIAAKYGVSQYAIFEANNLSQRSKIYEGKTLIVPVPLDRDYSQASSNRKNLDYSARNSIYVVRSGDTMWDIAKAFGTTVDDLRRDNYIEKGSRIYVGQKLRIPSGATQLKDKNVTSKSSATYASTESSGGSDDVKSYKVRSGDTLWDIARKYGTTTSQIRRLNGLGRSSRIYPGQVLKVASDDVRYVIHRVARGETLGAIARRYNTTIARIRANNNIDDPDRLNIGETLRIYLN
- a CDS encoding HU family DNA-binding protein — translated: MTKADLVEKVAEKTGLTRTDVAVVVDSFLDTVKKSLENGHNIEIRGFGTFKVKLRKARKARNPRTGEVVPVPDRKVPVFKPSNEFKNMITKLSI